One Methylosinus sp. C49 DNA segment encodes these proteins:
- a CDS encoding FAD/NAD(P)-binding protein produces the protein MTDAFSAASIAAPMIPRVARVVKRKREIEDVVTLEIEGGAFDFAPGQFNMLTAFGVGEAAISVSGDPADSARLIHTIRAVGAVSRALTELHVGEPIGLRGPFGRGWPMAEAEGRDVIVVAGGLGLAPLRPALYRLFAEREKYGRILLLFGARSPADILFRDELEAWRGRLDIEVEATVDHARGDWRGNVGVVTTLLSRAQFDAANALAMLCGPEIMMRFVANALLERGVAQERVYLSMERNMKCAIGFCGHCQFGPVFICRDGPVFPYSQLRGLIAKKEI, from the coding sequence ATGACTGATGCATTTTCCGCGGCGAGCATCGCCGCCCCCATGATTCCGCGTGTCGCGCGCGTCGTGAAGCGAAAGCGCGAGATCGAGGATGTCGTGACTCTCGAGATAGAGGGCGGCGCTTTCGATTTCGCGCCGGGGCAATTCAACATGCTCACCGCTTTCGGCGTCGGCGAGGCGGCGATCAGCGTCAGCGGCGATCCGGCCGATAGCGCGCGGCTCATTCACACGATCCGCGCCGTCGGCGCCGTCTCGCGCGCGCTGACTGAGCTGCATGTGGGCGAGCCGATCGGCCTGCGCGGACCCTTCGGACGCGGCTGGCCGATGGCGGAGGCGGAGGGGCGCGATGTGATCGTCGTCGCCGGCGGACTCGGCCTCGCGCCGCTGCGGCCGGCGCTCTATCGCCTCTTCGCCGAGCGCGAGAAATACGGCCGCATCCTTCTTTTGTTCGGCGCGCGCAGCCCGGCGGATATTCTCTTTCGCGACGAGCTCGAAGCCTGGCGCGGGCGGCTCGATATAGAGGTGGAGGCGACGGTCGATCATGCGCGCGGCGATTGGCGCGGCAATGTCGGCGTGGTGACGACGCTGCTGTCGCGCGCGCAATTCGACGCCGCCAATGCGCTCGCCATGCTCTGCGGACCGGAGATCATGATGCGCTTCGTCGCCAATGCGCTGCTCGAGAGGGGCGTCGCGCAAGAGCGCGTCTATCTCTCCATGGAGCGCAATATGAAATGCGCGATCGGCTTTTGCGGCCATTGCCAATTCGGGCCGGTCTTCATCTGTCGCGACGGGCCGGTGTTTCCCTATTCGCAATTGCGCGGCCTCATCGCGAAGAAGGAAATCTGA
- a CDS encoding hydrogenase maturation protease — protein MGRRILLGVGNPDRGDDGAGPCVAALLRESAALDIVECRGEAGAILAALEGAVEAIIVDASLSSAPAGTVRRFDLAAEGAPLSLDCGCSSHGFGLAEAIGLAWTLGTLPPVCVLFTIEGESFAPGAPLSSAAQAGAAAAAARILAELAAKERADGASFFTAG, from the coding sequence TTGGGGCGTCGCATCCTCTTGGGCGTCGGCAATCCCGATCGCGGCGATGACGGCGCCGGGCCGTGCGTCGCGGCTCTGTTGCGCGAATCGGCTGCGCTGGACATTGTGGAATGCCGCGGAGAGGCGGGCGCCATTCTCGCGGCGCTGGAGGGCGCCGTGGAGGCGATCATCGTCGATGCATCCCTTTCCAGCGCGCCGGCCGGGACGGTGCGGCGCTTCGATCTCGCCGCCGAGGGGGCGCCGCTGTCGCTCGACTGCGGCTGCTCGAGCCACGGCTTCGGCCTCGCAGAGGCCATAGGCCTGGCGTGGACGCTCGGCACGCTTCCGCCTGTTTGCGTTTTGTTCACGATAGAGGGAGAGAGCTTCGCTCCGGGCGCGCCCCTATCGTCTGCGGCGCAAGCCGGCGCGGCGGCGGCGGCGGCCCGGATTCTCGCCGAACTCGCGGCGAAAGAGCGCGCGGACGGCGCTTCTTTTTTCACCGCGGGATAA
- a CDS encoding 4Fe-4S dicluster domain-containing protein → MAEARSIVDAAGLEALLEALRGQGYALIGPTVRDEAIVYDEIATLDDLPRGVGDEQDGGHYRLTRRNDEALFGYVVGPQSWKKLLHPPVLRLWRARREGDELRVEAEPARVEKFAFIGARSCELHAIAIQDRVFLGGAYADPHYRARREDVFIVAVNCGVAGGACFCVSMDTGPKATMGFDIALTEIVAGSSFLVEIGTDAGRALLDSLPHRAASASETEEAEAILAHTAENMGRSLEAGDVRELLARNLEHPRWDDVAARCLACTNCTMVCPTCFCTSVEDASDLTGLESERSRRWDSCFTLDFSYIHGGSVRQSVKSRYRQWMTHKLSTWYDQFGSSGCVGCGRCIVWCPVGIDLTEEARAIRESDAQKGAT, encoded by the coding sequence ATGGCCGAGGCCCGTTCCATCGTCGACGCCGCCGGCCTCGAGGCTTTGCTCGAGGCTCTGCGCGGGCAGGGCTATGCGCTCATTGGCCCGACCGTGCGCGACGAGGCGATCGTCTATGACGAGATCGCCACGCTGGACGATCTGCCGCGCGGCGTCGGCGATGAGCAGGACGGCGGCCATTATCGGCTGACGCGCCGCAATGACGAAGCCTTGTTCGGCTATGTCGTCGGCCCGCAATCCTGGAAAAAGCTGCTGCACCCGCCCGTGCTGCGCCTGTGGCGCGCGCGGCGTGAGGGCGATGAGCTGCGCGTCGAGGCCGAGCCGGCTCGCGTCGAGAAATTCGCCTTCATCGGCGCGCGCTCCTGCGAGCTGCACGCCATCGCCATTCAAGACCGCGTGTTCCTCGGCGGCGCTTACGCCGATCCGCATTATCGTGCGAGGCGCGAGGACGTCTTCATCGTCGCGGTGAATTGCGGCGTCGCCGGCGGCGCCTGCTTTTGCGTCTCGATGGATACGGGGCCGAAGGCGACCATGGGCTTCGACATTGCGCTCACCGAGATCGTCGCCGGAAGCTCCTTTCTCGTCGAGATCGGCACGGATGCGGGGAGGGCGCTTCTCGACTCTCTGCCACATCGCGCGGCGAGCGCGAGCGAGACAGAGGAAGCGGAGGCTATTCTCGCGCATACGGCCGAGAACATGGGCCGCAGTCTCGAGGCCGGCGATGTGCGGGAATTGCTCGCGCGCAATCTCGAGCATCCGCGCTGGGACGATGTCGCGGCGCGCTGCCTCGCCTGCACCAATTGCACAATGGTCTGCCCCACCTGCTTTTGCACCAGCGTCGAGGATGCGAGCGATCTCACAGGCCTCGAGAGCGAGCGCTCGCGGCGCTGGGATTCCTGCTTCACGCTGGATTTTTCCTATATTCACGGCGGCAGCGTGCGGCAGAGCGTCAAATCGCGCTATCGCCAATGGATGACGCATAAGCTCTCCACTTGGTACGACCAATTCGGAAGCTCCGGCTGCGTCGGCTGCGGACGCTGCATCGTCTGGTGTCCCGTCGGCATAGACTTGACCGAGGAGGCGCGCGCCATTCGCGAGAGCGACGCGCAGAAAGGCGCGACATGA
- a CDS encoding cyclic nucleotide-binding domain-containing protein encodes MIESIEHIVKEHRFFAGMDAGFVALVSGCAKNMRFDPGQYLFHEGDSADWFFLLRNGSVAIELRDPARGAVTVQTLHEGDLCGLSWLVPPYRWTYDARAIDLVRAIAVDAACLRRKSEADPRLGYEMMKRFMPPLVERLQAARMQMIDIYGAHD; translated from the coding sequence ATGATCGAGAGCATCGAGCATATCGTCAAAGAGCATCGCTTTTTTGCCGGCATGGATGCAGGATTCGTCGCGCTCGTCTCCGGCTGCGCCAAGAATATGCGCTTCGATCCGGGCCAATATCTTTTTCATGAAGGCGACAGCGCCGATTGGTTCTTTCTGCTGCGCAATGGAAGCGTCGCCATAGAGCTGCGCGATCCGGCGCGCGGCGCCGTCACCGTGCAGACGCTGCATGAGGGCGATCTCTGCGGCCTCTCCTGGCTCGTGCCGCCCTATCGCTGGACATATGATGCGCGCGCGATCGATCTCGTCCGCGCCATCGCCGTCGACGCCGCCTGCCTGCGCCGCAAGAGCGAGGCCGATCCACGGCTCGGCTATGAGATGATGAAGCGTTTCATGCCGCCGCTGGTCGAGCGATTGCAGGCCGCGCGAATGCAGATGATCGACATTTATGGCGCCCATGACTGA
- a CDS encoding oxidoreductase, producing the protein MSGQGHRTPSAPRLAVWKFASCDGCQLSLLDCEDELLAVAQALDIAYFPEATRAPIRGNYDLSLVEGSVTTPHDAERIQDVRRRSRALITIGACATSGGIQALRNFADVRDYASIVYARPDYIHTLATSTPISDHVKVDFELRGCPIDKVQLIEVISSFLARRKPTTPSHSVCLQCKLKGNVCVMVARGTPCLGPVTHAGCGALCPSYDRGCYGCFGPAETPNAPSLSAQLAALGMDEDALRRVYRTFNAQAEAFREESERHDE; encoded by the coding sequence ATGAGCGGGCAAGGACATCGGACGCCGTCTGCGCCGCGGCTGGCTGTATGGAAATTTGCCTCTTGCGACGGCTGTCAGCTCAGCCTGCTCGATTGCGAGGACGAGCTGCTCGCCGTCGCGCAGGCGCTCGATATCGCCTATTTTCCGGAGGCGACGCGCGCGCCGATCCGTGGCAATTACGATCTCTCGCTCGTCGAGGGCTCGGTCACCACGCCGCATGACGCCGAGCGCATACAGGATGTGCGGCGCCGCTCGCGTGCCCTCATCACCATCGGCGCCTGCGCGACATCGGGCGGCATACAGGCGCTGCGCAATTTCGCCGATGTGCGCGACTATGCGTCGATCGTCTATGCGCGGCCGGATTATATCCATACGCTCGCGACATCGACGCCGATCTCCGATCATGTGAAGGTCGATTTCGAGCTGCGCGGCTGTCCGATCGACAAGGTCCAGCTGATCGAGGTGATCTCGAGCTTTCTCGCCCGCCGCAAGCCTACGACCCCGTCGCATAGCGTCTGTCTGCAATGCAAGCTGAAGGGCAATGTCTGCGTGATGGTGGCGCGGGGGACGCCCTGTCTCGGCCCCGTCACTCATGCCGGCTGCGGCGCGCTGTGTCCTTCATATGATCGCGGCTGCTACGGCTGCTTCGGTCCCGCCGAAACGCCCAATGCGCCATCGCTGAGCGCGCAGCTCGCGGCGCTCGGCATGGATGAGGACGCGTTGCGGCGCGTCTATCGCACATTCAATGCGCAGGCGGAGGCCTTCCGCGAGGAGAGCGAGCGCCATGACGAGTAG
- a CDS encoding nickel-dependent hydrogenase large subunit: MTSRTISVGALARVEGEGGLEIVLRDGEVKSAALTIFEPPRFFEALMRGRAFTEAPDIAARICGICPVAYQMSAVHAMEDALGVRVTGPLRDLRRLLYCGEWIESHMLHVHMLHMPDFLGYAGGVDMARDHGDIVRRGLAIKKVGNEIMTLVGGREIHPINVRVGGFYRAPRKRDLRALAERLERALEQALQVARFVAGFDFPDCARDYVFVSLRHADEYPFNEGRIVSSRGLDIAARDFETHFEEFHVQRSTALHARMRHCDAPYLVGPLARYALNADVLSPLAKEAAREARLESVCVNPYRSIIVRAIETIFALDEALRIIARYEEPDASCIAIAPRAGVGHAATEAPRGMLYHRYRLEADGTIADAIITPPTSQNQAMIEEDLKRLTGAFVHLPEDELRHRCEQTVRNHDPCISCSTHFLRLEIDRG; this comes from the coding sequence ATGACGAGTAGAACCATTTCGGTCGGCGCGCTGGCGCGGGTGGAAGGCGAGGGCGGGCTCGAGATCGTGCTGCGCGACGGCGAGGTGAAGAGCGCCGCGCTGACGATTTTCGAGCCGCCGCGCTTTTTCGAGGCGCTGATGCGCGGGCGCGCCTTCACCGAGGCGCCGGACATAGCCGCGCGCATTTGCGGCATTTGTCCGGTCGCCTATCAGATGAGCGCCGTGCATGCGATGGAGGATGCGCTCGGCGTCCGCGTGACGGGACCGCTGCGCGATTTGCGGCGTCTGCTCTATTGCGGCGAGTGGATCGAGAGCCACATGCTGCATGTGCATATGCTGCATATGCCGGACTTTCTGGGTTACGCCGGCGGCGTCGACATGGCGCGCGACCATGGCGATATCGTGCGGCGCGGGCTCGCGATCAAAAAGGTCGGCAATGAGATCATGACGCTGGTCGGCGGGCGCGAGATTCATCCGATCAATGTGCGCGTCGGCGGCTTTTATCGCGCGCCGCGCAAGCGCGATCTGCGCGCGCTGGCGGAGCGGCTGGAGCGCGCGCTGGAACAGGCGCTTCAGGTCGCGCGCTTCGTCGCCGGATTCGACTTTCCAGATTGCGCGCGCGATTACGTTTTCGTGTCGCTGCGGCATGCGGATGAATATCCCTTCAACGAGGGCCGCATCGTGTCGAGCCGCGGGCTCGACATCGCCGCGCGCGATTTCGAGACGCATTTCGAGGAGTTTCACGTCCAGCGCTCGACGGCGCTGCATGCGCGCATGCGCCATTGCGACGCTCCCTATCTGGTCGGCCCGCTCGCCCGCTACGCGCTCAACGCCGATGTGCTGTCGCCGCTGGCGAAGGAGGCGGCGCGCGAGGCGAGGCTCGAGTCCGTCTGCGTCAATCCCTATCGCAGCATCATCGTGCGCGCGATCGAGACCATTTTTGCGCTGGACGAAGCGCTACGCATCATCGCGCGCTATGAGGAGCCGGATGCGTCCTGCATTGCGATCGCGCCGCGCGCAGGCGTCGGCCATGCGGCGACGGAGGCGCCGCGCGGCATGCTCTATCACCGCTATCGGCTCGAGGCGGATGGAACGATCGCCGATGCGATCATCACCCCGCCGACCTCGCAGAATCAAGCGATGATCGAAGAGGATCTGAAGCGCCTCACCGGCGCCTTTGTGCATCTGCCGGAGGACGAGCTTCGCCACCGCTGCGAGCAGACGGTCCGCAATCACGATCCCTGCATCTCCTGCTCGACGCATTTTCTGCGGCTCGAAATCGATCGGGGCTGA
- a CDS encoding DUF3592 domain-containing protein — translation MSFQSVHHIFVIPGCLLLVLAAFNLLRYRHWGRVTGTIVERQTLPGEIIEDKIEVAYVISDRRYVSDVQQTFGQVRIGAEANDEVEISYDPLNPSRCMAYAPTENICTVAIAIVMILV, via the coding sequence ATGTCGTTCCAGAGCGTTCATCACATTTTTGTGATCCCGGGATGTCTGCTGCTGGTCCTGGCGGCATTCAATCTCCTCCGCTACAGACATTGGGGGCGTGTGACGGGAACGATTGTGGAACGTCAGACGCTGCCTGGTGAGATCATAGAAGATAAGATCGAGGTCGCGTACGTCATATCCGATCGCCGATATGTTTCCGACGTCCAGCAAACCTTCGGTCAAGTACGTATTGGCGCCGAAGCGAACGACGAAGTCGAAATAAGCTATGATCCGCTGAACCCGAGCCGATGCATGGCTTATGCGCCGACGGAAAATATCTGCACAGTCGCCATTGCGATCGTCATGATTCTCGTCTGA
- a CDS encoding GGDEF domain-containing protein — protein sequence MADCLPTLLLMNSAVFAVLGAFLYLVWREDPEAVEYRWWCSAQLMISVGIALLSLREPYPLLAIGLGNALTLWGVGLVWGGSRVFSGRPVDMRLVLAGGVIWLLFFSLSVDSVRIVDRCAISAVYAFLLADEFSSLRRHRTRTQQATIALAAAHACFGAVVAVIVVMMMARGAPFDPKPFFISVALESVSYGLLMGFALLAVTKERAVARQKFMAATDPLTGLSNRRSFDHNADAVIRSSRGQGDSALLIFDLDRLKAINDSFGHSMGDRALTTFGEVAAKSIRNEDFLARIGGDEFALLLTRVDSARAIAVAERIRSAYVSAAAALGDGLSSVSVGIALSGQETSDLSALKEVADKALYAAKSSGRNQVFVAQA from the coding sequence ATGGCGGATTGTCTCCCGACCTTGCTGCTGATGAATTCGGCTGTATTCGCGGTCCTCGGCGCTTTTCTCTATCTCGTCTGGCGCGAGGATCCCGAGGCCGTCGAATATCGCTGGTGGTGCTCGGCGCAGCTCATGATCAGCGTGGGCATTGCTCTGCTGTCCTTGCGTGAACCCTATCCGCTGCTCGCGATCGGCCTCGGCAATGCGCTCACGCTCTGGGGCGTCGGCCTCGTCTGGGGCGGGTCGCGCGTGTTCAGCGGCCGTCCTGTGGACATGCGGCTCGTGCTCGCCGGCGGCGTCATCTGGCTGCTCTTCTTTTCCCTGAGCGTCGATTCGGTCCGCATCGTCGACCGCTGCGCCATATCGGCGGTCTATGCTTTTCTGCTCGCCGACGAATTCTCCTCGTTGCGTCGCCACAGAACGCGCACGCAGCAGGCGACGATCGCGCTCGCCGCCGCGCATGCCTGCTTCGGGGCGGTGGTCGCGGTCATCGTCGTCATGATGATGGCGCGCGGCGCTCCTTTCGATCCGAAGCCCTTCTTCATCTCCGTCGCGCTGGAATCCGTGAGCTATGGGCTGCTGATGGGCTTTGCTCTGCTGGCCGTGACCAAGGAGCGGGCGGTCGCGCGGCAAAAATTCATGGCGGCGACCGATCCGCTGACCGGCCTCTCTAATCGGCGCAGTTTCGATCACAATGCCGATGCGGTGATCCGCAGCTCGCGCGGCCAGGGCGATTCGGCGCTGCTCATTTTCGATCTCGATCGACTGAAGGCGATCAATGACAGCTTCGGCCATTCGATGGGCGACCGCGCGCTGACCACTTTCGGCGAAGTGGCGGCCAAGAGCATTCGCAATGAGGATTTTCTCGCGCGCATCGGCGGCGATGAATTCGCGCTGCTGCTGACGCGGGTCGACAGCGCGCGGGCGATCGCTGTGGCCGAGCGCATTCGTTCGGCCTATGTTTCCGCAGCCGCGGCGCTCGGCGACGGATTGTCCTCCGTCAGCGTCGGCATCGCGCTCTCCGGCCAGGAGACGAGCGATCTCTCCGCGCTGAAGGAGGTCGCCGACAAGGCGCTCTACGCCGCGAAATCCAGCGGCCGCAATCAGGTCTTCGTGGCGCAGGCGTGA